A window of Zingiber officinale cultivar Zhangliang chromosome 5A, Zo_v1.1, whole genome shotgun sequence contains these coding sequences:
- the LOC121980740 gene encoding basic transcription factor 3-like encodes MNREKLMKMAGAVRTGGKGSMRRKKKAVHKTPTTDDKRLQSTLKRIGVNTIPAIEEVNIFKDDVVIQFLNPKVQASIAANTWVVSGSPQTKRLQDLLPSIINQLGPDNLENLRRIAEQFQKQASSSAAASGYAKGEDDDEDVPELVPGETFEAAAEEKQAPQT; translated from the exons ATGAATCGAGAGAAGCTCATGAAGATGGCAGGCGCCGTCCGCACTGGTGGAAAAGGCAGTATGCGCAG GAAGAAGAAGGCAGTTCACAAGACTCCGACTACGGATGACAAAAGGCTCCAAAGCACTTTGAAAAGAATTGGAGTAAATACTATACCTGCTATCGAAGAAGTCAACATCTTCAAAGATGATGTTGTCATCCAGTTTCTTAATCCCAAAG TGCAAGCTTCCATTGCAGCCAATACATGGGTGGTTAGCGGTTCTCCGCAGACTAAGA GGCTTCAAGACTTGCTTCCTTCGATCATCAACCAACTTG GCCCTGATAATTTAGAGAACTTGAGGCGGATTGCAGAACAGTTCCAGAAACAAGCATCTAGCTCTGCTGCTGCTTCTGGCTATGCAAAGGGTGAAGATGATGACGAGGATGTCCCGGAGCTTGTTCCTGGAGAGACATTTGAGGCAGCTGCCGAGGAGAAACAAGCTCCGCAGACTTGA